The Fortiea contorta PCC 7126 genome has a segment encoding these proteins:
- a CDS encoding glycosyltransferase family 4 protein has product MNILLLGNYQPDAITSMDIFLAMLEKHLTQNGHQVCVIRPNIRLGKLPFAPKFLLKWLGYLDKFWLFPAQLRPALSWADVVHICDHGNAVYTKYLQNIPHVVTCHDLLPIRAGLGEFPEHRPGWTGKKLQQMIMKGLNQAQKVACVSEQTKSDIFRLSSLSESAVTVIFMGLNYPYTPKRAIESQQYLQGLGIPQNHQFILHVGANHWYKNRLGVLAIFYHLTLQLKQPKFHLVMVGKPMTDEMHQFIKKHNLNQQVIELVNIDHESLNSLYSTAAFFLFPSFYEGFGWPIIEAQACGCPVFTSNRPPMNDVGGEAAIYLEPDKPKEAASTIIAHLPMLETLKTKGIMNSQRFNVTKMIEQYLALYQQAIEEKQQ; this is encoded by the coding sequence ATGAATATATTGTTGTTAGGTAATTACCAGCCAGATGCAATAACCAGTATGGATATATTTTTGGCTATGCTGGAGAAACACCTGACGCAAAATGGGCATCAAGTGTGTGTTATTCGCCCAAATATCAGGCTTGGTAAGCTTCCTTTTGCCCCTAAATTTTTGCTGAAATGGTTAGGTTATCTTGATAAATTTTGGTTGTTTCCCGCACAACTACGTCCAGCATTATCTTGGGCTGATGTTGTGCATATATGCGATCATGGCAATGCAGTTTATACAAAATACTTGCAGAATATACCCCATGTTGTCACATGTCATGATTTATTACCAATTCGCGCTGGTTTAGGAGAGTTTCCAGAACATCGTCCAGGATGGACTGGTAAAAAGTTACAGCAGATGATTATGAAGGGACTTAACCAAGCGCAAAAAGTCGCTTGTGTTTCTGAACAAACTAAAAGTGACATTTTCCGTTTGAGTTCTTTGTCAGAGTCTGCTGTAACCGTGATTTTTATGGGCTTAAACTATCCCTATACCCCTAAAAGAGCGATAGAATCTCAGCAATATTTACAGGGTTTGGGGATTCCTCAAAATCATCAATTTATTCTTCATGTAGGTGCTAATCATTGGTATAAAAATCGCTTGGGAGTTCTCGCAATTTTTTATCATTTAACACTGCAGTTAAAACAGCCAAAATTTCACCTAGTTATGGTTGGGAAGCCCATGACTGATGAAATGCATCAATTTATCAAAAAGCATAACCTGAATCAACAAGTAATAGAGTTGGTTAACATTGATCACGAAAGCTTAAATTCTCTGTATTCCACTGCAGCGTTTTTCTTGTTTCCTTCTTTTTATGAAGGGTTTGGCTGGCCGATTATTGAAGCACAAGCTTGTGGTTGTCCTGTTTTTACATCCAACCGTCCTCCTATGAATGATGTGGGAGGAGAAGCAGCAATTTATCTAGAACCAGATAAACCGAAAGAAGCAGCATCAACAATTATTGCTCACCTACCAATGTTAGAAACACTCAAAACAAAAGGAATAATGAATTCGCAAAGATTTAATGTCACGAAAATGATTGAACAATACCTCGCACTTTATCAGCAAGCAATCGAAGAAAAACAGCAATAA
- a CDS encoding phytanoyl-CoA dioxygenase family protein — protein MFNTDFSNFDTNQIVNSLKTQGYFAFESALNEQYIDELLEEINFEQILLNKNDVGVVIAQQIKFLTHCLASSKKAYDIITSNKILEICKGYFNDSYKITNHRIYQTSKSSHMPWHTDNNLQNGKQLSSKHNMPGLLFLFYLSDVTKNAFQYIADSHKWSYKYDHEVYLSDSYVESKFKKDILTFPMPKGSIILCDIHGIHRAEPFQDNNHNRTTLLFQVDQVGSEYVGHGEKNLVNTEYLDNLTPEVMDYLGFGFKRSYPAFPNTSVSTMTLQDILALQKQLLPQTVEVLSKSIARNIIPAESIINVKRFLWNWKSKSSIDPKK, from the coding sequence ATGTTCAACACAGATTTCAGCAATTTCGATACAAACCAAATAGTTAATAGCCTAAAAACTCAAGGATATTTCGCTTTTGAGAGCGCATTGAACGAACAATATATCGATGAGTTGCTAGAAGAAATAAACTTTGAGCAAATCTTGTTAAATAAAAATGATGTTGGTGTAGTCATAGCTCAACAGATAAAATTTTTAACTCATTGTCTAGCTAGCTCAAAAAAAGCTTATGACATCATCACATCTAATAAAATTTTGGAAATTTGTAAGGGGTATTTTAATGATAGTTATAAAATAACTAACCATAGAATTTATCAAACCTCTAAAAGCTCACATATGCCTTGGCATACAGATAATAATTTACAAAATGGTAAACAATTATCTAGCAAGCATAATATGCCAGGTTTACTATTTCTTTTCTACTTATCAGATGTTACCAAAAACGCTTTTCAGTATATAGCTGACTCGCACAAATGGTCTTATAAATATGACCATGAAGTTTATCTTAGTGATAGTTATGTCGAGAGTAAATTCAAAAAAGATATCCTAACTTTCCCCATGCCCAAAGGTAGTATCATCTTATGTGATATTCACGGAATCCACAGAGCAGAACCATTTCAAGATAATAATCACAACAGAACTACCTTGCTTTTTCAAGTTGATCAAGTTGGTAGTGAATATGTTGGACACGGAGAAAAAAATTTAGTGAATACTGAATATCTCGATAATCTCACTCCAGAAGTAATGGATTATTTAGGATTTGGATTTAAGAGGAGTTATCCAGCTTTTCCTAACACTTCAGTCTCTACAATGACGCTTCAAGATATCTTAGCTTTACAAAAGCAATTATTGCCCCAAACTGTAGAAGTACTTAGCAAAAGTATAGCTAGAAATATCATCCCTGCTGAATCAATAATTAATGTTAAAAGGTTTTTATGGAATTGGAAATCAAAATCTAGCATTGATCCTAAAAAATGA
- a CDS encoding glycosyltransferase family 4 protein, with amino-acid sequence MQTNILVGGSFHAPLLAKTLMSLGENFTIYTSATRNKFGIDAKNYQINFVPLIAAIIQRLTKINLSKFSEQEAILFDNLASLLMKRCDVLYGWAGYSLKSAQKAKLAGSKFVLERSCPHILFQENILEQEAEKLKIKYIPKSQSWINRSTAEYELADFIVVPSKYTYNSFIKHSYHANKIFIAELDHKISLPPAKTRQEKNDFVVGMLGGSLLRKGFIYLLAAWKKLNLPNAKLLLRASEHELKQSPIICEYLNTLNNVEIFSHYFNNINEFYQQCDVFCLPSVDEGFGMAVIEAMANSLPVIITENVGAKDLIVNQEFSFIIEPFNSDQIAEKIEFLYKNRGITSQLGDKAYKFVLAKENDKEIGEILYQKQIKLLYKLLKTI; translated from the coding sequence ATGCAAACTAATATTCTGGTCGGCGGCTCATTTCATGCACCTTTACTGGCCAAAACTTTGATGTCCCTAGGAGAAAATTTCACCATCTACACATCAGCAACTAGAAATAAATTTGGCATAGATGCTAAAAACTACCAAATAAATTTTGTCCCTCTAATCGCTGCAATTATCCAGCGCCTGACTAAAATTAATTTAAGCAAATTCTCTGAACAGGAAGCCATATTATTTGATAATTTAGCATCACTCTTAATGAAACGATGTGATGTTTTATATGGCTGGGCTGGTTATTCATTAAAATCCGCTCAAAAAGCTAAATTAGCTGGTAGTAAATTTGTTTTAGAACGCTCTTGTCCACACATTTTATTTCAAGAGAATATTCTTGAACAAGAAGCTGAAAAATTAAAAATTAAATACATTCCTAAAAGTCAATCTTGGATTAATAGAAGCACTGCTGAATATGAGCTTGCTGATTTTATTGTTGTGCCTTCAAAATATACATATAATTCATTTATAAAGCACAGCTATCATGCCAATAAAATTTTTATTGCTGAACTAGACCACAAAATATCTTTACCACCAGCAAAAACAAGACAAGAAAAAAATGATTTTGTGGTGGGTATGCTTGGTGGATCATTATTAAGAAAAGGGTTTATTTATTTATTAGCAGCATGGAAAAAGCTAAACCTACCTAATGCCAAGCTCTTACTGAGAGCATCAGAACATGAACTTAAACAATCTCCCATTATTTGCGAATATCTCAATACTCTCAATAATGTGGAAATTTTTTCGCATTACTTTAATAACATTAATGAATTTTATCAGCAATGTGATGTTTTTTGCCTACCTTCAGTTGATGAAGGTTTTGGAATGGCGGTGATAGAAGCAATGGCTAACTCCTTACCCGTAATTATCACCGAAAATGTTGGAGCTAAAGACTTAATTGTCAATCAAGAATTTAGTTTTATAATCGAGCCATTTAATAGTGATCAAATTGCCGAAAAAATAGAATTTTTATATAAAAATAGGGGAATAACTTCTCAGTTAGGCGACAAAGCTTATAAATTTGTGCTTGCTAAAGAAAATGATAAAGAAATAGGAGAAATCCTCTATCAAAAACAAATTAAATTACTTTATAAATTACTAAAAACAATCTAA
- a CDS encoding CgeB family protein — MKLLIVGLFHGTHIGSAFLKAAQTLDLNPSFLVSEAAYSAPMWLQRINWYLRGKYPSKLQAFSQQVVEKCLVIQPNLLLTTGIAPINKQALQQIGNMGIKKINFLTDDPWNTAHYAAWFLQALPNYDMIFSPRSANIHQLLKAGCASVHYLPFGFDPEFFYSENSLNSTAQKHYTCDVVFAGGADSDRIKYISALIESKINVNLYGGYWEKYPQTKAYTRGLADIPTLRQAIASAKIALCLVRKANRDGNCMRTFEVPAIGTCMLTEDTQEHREIFGEEGKAVVYFNTIPEMVKKAQWLLNHDAERQRLADNAHALITQNRHTYKHRLETILSLTGN, encoded by the coding sequence ATGAAACTTTTAATTGTGGGCTTGTTTCATGGAACACATATAGGAAGCGCTTTTTTAAAAGCTGCTCAAACTCTGGATTTAAATCCTAGCTTTTTAGTGAGTGAAGCAGCCTATAGCGCGCCGATGTGGCTGCAAAGAATTAATTGGTATTTACGAGGAAAATATCCATCAAAATTGCAAGCCTTTAGTCAACAAGTTGTGGAGAAATGTTTAGTTATTCAACCGAATTTACTTTTGACTACTGGTATTGCTCCTATTAACAAACAAGCATTACAGCAGATAGGAAATATGGGCATTAAAAAAATTAATTTCCTCACAGATGACCCTTGGAATACAGCCCATTATGCTGCTTGGTTTTTACAAGCATTGCCTAATTATGATATGATTTTTTCTCCCCGGAGTGCCAATATTCATCAGCTTTTAAAAGCAGGATGTGCGAGTGTTCATTATTTACCTTTTGGGTTTGATCCTGAGTTTTTTTACTCCGAAAATTCCCTAAATTCAACAGCACAAAAACATTATACTTGCGATGTGGTATTTGCTGGTGGTGCTGATAGCGATCGCATTAAATATATCTCAGCGCTGATTGAGTCAAAAATCAACGTCAACCTCTATGGTGGTTATTGGGAAAAATATCCGCAAACAAAAGCATATACTCGCGGGTTAGCTGATATTCCCACATTACGTCAGGCGATCGCTTCTGCAAAAATTGCTCTTTGTTTGGTTCGCAAAGCTAATAGAGATGGAAACTGTATGCGAACTTTTGAAGTTCCCGCAATAGGAACCTGTATGCTCACTGAAGATACCCAAGAACATCGAGAAATTTTTGGAGAAGAAGGAAAAGCAGTCGTTTATTTCAATACAATTCCTGAGATGGTAAAAAAAGCTCAATGGTTACTCAATCACGACGCTGAACGTCAACGGCTAGCAGATAATGCTCATGCATTGATTACCCAAAATCGACACACTTATAAACATCGTCTAGAAACAATATTGTCTTTAACAGGAAACTAA
- a CDS encoding glycosyltransferase family 4 protein produces MLTVIETHPIQYRAPVYQILSSQFNIPLTVIYGSDFSVVGYQDQEFGTKFAWDIDLLSGYSSHFLSQVKNGGMQSLETIYEQGLTTALQKTKPQALLITGYNHRLYRAAFYHACRDKYPIIFRGETTDHARKRSLIKAKLRDSILSWTYRRCAKLLYIGQHSKAHFQRLGCLDQQLIFSPYCISTSPFHCNEVARSYLRQETRQNLGISEKQIVLLFSGKLSSRKRPDLLLQAVKLLSPEIRTQIAVLFLGDGELKTGLENFSRSSPTVTTHFLGFQNQTQLSRYYHTADLLILPSQYSETWGLVVNEALHHGLPAIVSQAVGCAPDLVNPGVTGDIFETDSALSLSEAIERSLSLIHRYDIRLQCRQQVSAYSVVKAAEGIAKAYTEVIA; encoded by the coding sequence ATGCTGACAGTTATTGAAACACATCCAATTCAATATCGGGCACCTGTATATCAAATTCTCAGCAGTCAATTTAATATTCCGCTAACGGTCATTTATGGTTCAGATTTTAGTGTTGTGGGGTATCAAGACCAAGAATTTGGCACAAAATTTGCTTGGGATATTGACCTGCTGTCGGGATATTCATCACATTTTTTATCTCAAGTAAAAAATGGCGGAATGCAATCTCTAGAGACAATTTATGAGCAAGGATTGACAACAGCATTGCAAAAAACCAAACCACAAGCTTTGTTGATAACAGGTTATAATCATCGTCTTTATCGAGCAGCTTTTTATCATGCTTGCAGAGATAAATATCCTATTATTTTTCGCGGAGAAACCACTGACCATGCAAGAAAGCGAAGTTTAATCAAGGCGAAGCTACGAGATTCAATTCTCAGTTGGACTTACCGCAGATGCGCTAAGTTACTTTATATTGGTCAACACTCCAAAGCTCATTTTCAACGCCTAGGATGTTTAGATCAGCAACTAATTTTTTCCCCTTATTGCATTAGTACGAGTCCTTTTCACTGCAATGAGGTGGCTCGCTCATATCTGCGTCAAGAAACACGTCAAAATTTAGGCATTTCTGAAAAGCAAATTGTCTTGCTTTTTTCTGGCAAACTTAGTAGTAGAAAAAGACCAGATTTACTTTTGCAAGCAGTTAAACTATTATCTCCAGAAATTCGCACTCAAATAGCAGTTCTTTTTTTAGGAGACGGAGAGTTAAAAACAGGTTTAGAAAATTTTTCCCGAAGTTCACCAACAGTAACAACTCATTTTTTAGGGTTTCAAAACCAAACTCAACTTAGTCGCTATTACCATACGGCTGATTTATTGATATTACCAAGTCAATATTCTGAAACTTGGGGTTTGGTTGTTAATGAAGCGTTACATCACGGTTTACCTGCGATTGTATCTCAGGCTGTTGGTTGTGCGCCTGATTTGGTGAATCCTGGTGTGACTGGAGATATTTTCGAGACAGATTCGGCTTTAAGTTTATCTGAAGCTATTGAGCGATCGTTATCATTGATTCACAGATATGATATTCGCTTACAGTGTCGCCAACAAGTGAGTGCTTATTCTGTGGTTAAGGCTGCAGAAGGTATTGCCAAAGCTTATACTGAAGTCATAGCATGA
- a CDS encoding glycosyltransferase family 10 domain-containing protein has protein sequence MLKIHLLGAPKPTNWSDPRIEFDPAIPLKDSDGLLAWGTITREFLCYRGSRAWYLDEPLSHSMFRTPLFKTALRNLGEHEFLHHSNPNPKFRLPSPTHYGEATLSAPCERKNSAIAVVTNFGGRLWWFRSGARLRNAFILHPNVELFGDINSWKNFRRWPWSKPCQPSNYCGQIKSDWRFSEQVNLLAHYQRVVCFENSSLPYYFTEKFVNAVRAGCVPIYHAHTTVKNTILPGARWIDPADFNFDVSATLAAAEKCDVEKFRKQNYQWLQKEQVKATNGYRIWSRIADLFVEQILGKVT, from the coding sequence ATGCTCAAAATCCATCTTCTTGGAGCACCTAAACCGACAAATTGGAGTGATCCACGCATTGAATTTGATCCGGCGATTCCTTTAAAAGATAGCGATGGCTTATTGGCTTGGGGTACGATTACTCGTGAATTCTTGTGCTATCGCGGTTCACGCGCATGGTATTTAGATGAACCACTTTCACACAGCATGTTCCGCACTCCATTATTTAAAACAGCTTTACGGAATCTCGGTGAGCATGAATTTTTGCATCACTCAAACCCTAATCCAAAGTTTCGATTACCTTCACCAACACACTACGGTGAAGCCACGCTGTCCGCACCGTGCGAGCGCAAAAACTCTGCGATCGCGGTTGTTACAAATTTTGGTGGGCGATTATGGTGGTTTCGCTCTGGCGCCAGACTTCGTAACGCATTCATTCTTCATCCCAATGTTGAATTATTTGGCGATATTAATTCATGGAAAAACTTTCGGCGTTGGCCATGGTCTAAACCTTGTCAACCATCGAATTATTGTGGTCAAATTAAAAGCGATTGGCGCTTTTCTGAACAAGTAAATTTGCTCGCACACTATCAAAGAGTAGTTTGTTTTGAAAACTCATCTTTGCCATACTATTTTACAGAAAAATTCGTTAACGCAGTGCGAGCCGGATGTGTACCTATATATCATGCTCACACAACGGTGAAGAATACAATTTTGCCAGGAGCCAGATGGATTGATCCAGCAGATTTTAATTTTGATGTCTCTGCGACCCTGGCTGCGGCTGAGAAGTGCGATGTAGAAAAATTCCGCAAACAAAACTATCAGTGGTTACAAAAAGAGCAAGTAAAAGCTACCAATGGCTATCGCATTTGGTCTCGAATAGCAGATCTTTTTGTTGAACAAATATTGGGAAAAGTAACTTAA
- a CDS encoding glycosyltransferase family protein — MGNKQKIIYVQYTNPAGYPPLEHSSHIFAKKGWEVLFMGTDVFGLSALCLPCNSDITVQLMPSCPAGWRQKLHYLQFGFWVLFSTLIWQPQWVYASDLLSCPVAVILSFLPNINVVYHEHDSHNSTANSLFIQLCLTARKWLAKRAKICILPNQERVKKFALDTSTQHKLFCVWNCPAQAEANLERPFFERSGLQILYHGSIVPSRLPVTVLQALALLPNTVKLRIIGYDTLSYLNYMQHLKEIADQIGVSNQVEFVAAMPRYELLKWCRECDVGLAFMPTDSNDMNMQYMVGASNKPFDYLACGLALLVSDIPEWKQMYVEPGYGFACNPLDPESIATNLAWYLSHPMEMKAMGDRGRKRILDEWNYEQQFIKIIDKLSDF; from the coding sequence ATGGGCAATAAGCAAAAAATCATCTACGTTCAATACACCAACCCTGCAGGTTATCCACCTTTAGAGCATAGTTCTCACATTTTTGCAAAAAAAGGTTGGGAGGTGCTATTTATGGGCACTGATGTATTTGGTTTATCGGCTTTATGTCTGCCATGTAATTCTGATATCACAGTGCAATTAATGCCATCTTGTCCGGCTGGTTGGCGACAGAAATTGCATTATTTACAATTTGGTTTTTGGGTATTGTTTTCAACTTTAATTTGGCAACCACAATGGGTATATGCTTCTGATTTGCTATCTTGCCCTGTAGCTGTGATATTGAGTTTTTTACCTAACATTAATGTTGTTTATCATGAACACGACTCACATAACAGTACAGCTAACAGTTTGTTCATTCAATTGTGTTTAACTGCTCGAAAATGGTTAGCAAAGAGAGCTAAAATATGCATTCTGCCGAATCAAGAACGGGTTAAAAAATTTGCTTTAGATACCAGCACTCAACACAAGCTTTTTTGTGTATGGAATTGTCCTGCTCAAGCGGAGGCGAATCTTGAGCGTCCATTTTTTGAAAGAAGTGGATTACAAATTTTATATCACGGCTCAATTGTGCCATCTCGACTACCAGTAACTGTACTTCAAGCTTTAGCACTACTGCCGAATACAGTCAAATTACGTATCATTGGTTATGACACACTCAGCTATCTCAACTATATGCAACACTTAAAAGAAATAGCTGATCAAATTGGCGTTAGCAACCAAGTTGAGTTTGTGGCTGCTATGCCTAGATATGAACTTTTGAAATGGTGTCGAGAATGTGATGTAGGGTTGGCATTTATGCCGACAGATAGCAATGACATGAATATGCAATACATGGTTGGCGCTTCTAACAAACCCTTCGACTACCTCGCTTGTGGGTTAGCACTGTTAGTTTCAGATATACCTGAATGGAAGCAAATGTATGTAGAACCGGGTTATGGGTTTGCTTGTAATCCTCTTGATCCAGAAAGTATTGCTACTAATTTGGCATGGTATTTGTCACATCCAATGGAAATGAAAGCAATGGGCGATCGCGGTAGAAAACGTATCTTAGATGAATGGAATTATGAACAACAATTTATCAAAATAATTGATAAATTATCTGATTTTTAA
- a CDS encoding FkbM family methyltransferase, whose protein sequence is MLNKLLQEKFFVQKLEHYFQELGLCFQMGANLHSSLRLAIATLQFHINNALNITPSLEQLAPESYQVQIGSYCTDLWLRTYAGDLFVLYEIFLDGCYHIPKSWLQEATCIVDLGANVGITSLFFTTYFPQAKYVLVEPSTSNFSVLKRNVSWLEQCNQAQVIEGAVSNFSGELKFCNSPWSWGGYLDNNSSEETIVRSYTMTEIMQLSGLNTIDILKVDIEGAEKQLFSEQNEWLKNVKLIIAELHDGYSIEQFQKDLEPMNFTVVPPNPQYGNLMICALSPEILNNQKQFATQS, encoded by the coding sequence ATGTTGAATAAATTATTACAGGAAAAATTTTTCGTCCAAAAGCTTGAACATTACTTTCAAGAACTCGGCTTGTGTTTCCAAATGGGAGCCAATTTGCATAGCAGTTTGAGGCTGGCTATAGCTACATTACAGTTTCATATTAATAATGCTTTAAATATTACGCCATCATTAGAGCAGTTAGCTCCTGAATCTTATCAAGTTCAAATAGGCAGCTATTGTACTGATTTATGGCTCAGGACATATGCTGGTGATTTATTTGTTTTATATGAAATATTTCTTGATGGCTGTTACCACATACCTAAATCTTGGTTACAAGAAGCAACATGCATTGTTGATTTGGGAGCTAATGTGGGCATAACTTCGCTCTTTTTTACAACTTATTTTCCTCAAGCTAAATATGTTTTAGTTGAACCTTCAACGAGTAATTTTTCAGTATTAAAACGAAATGTATCATGGCTAGAGCAATGTAACCAAGCCCAAGTAATTGAAGGTGCTGTGAGTAATTTTTCAGGTGAGTTAAAGTTTTGTAATTCCCCGTGGAGTTGGGGAGGGTATCTCGATAATAACTCAAGTGAAGAAACAATTGTTCGTAGTTATACGATGACGGAAATTATGCAATTATCCGGGTTAAACACGATTGATATTTTAAAAGTAGATATTGAAGGCGCAGAAAAACAGCTATTTAGTGAGCAAAATGAGTGGTTAAAAAACGTCAAACTCATTATTGCGGAATTGCATGATGGATATTCAATTGAGCAGTTCCAAAAAGATTTAGAGCCAATGAATTTTACAGTTGTTCCTCCCAATCCTCAATACGGTAATCTAATGATATGTGCTTTATCTCCGGAGATATTAAATAATCAAAAGCAATTCGCTACACAAAGCTAA
- a CDS encoding glycosyltransferase yields the protein MKIIQVPFCFYPDPVGGTEIYVEALSHNLQQQGIEILIAAPGEVSQSYMHNQLKVRRFAVANKIKHLQEIYATGDPQAAFEFSLMIETEQPDIVHVHAFTSSISLRLVQTLKQRRIPVVFTYHTPTVSCLRGTLMQWGTQICDGKLDLHTCTQCTLQGLGLDQTSAKAITHLPSQLGAWLGGWNLQGGVWTALRMKKLVSLCHEALHAMFSEANHIVAVCNWVKDILLLNHVPSDKISVIRQGVCHNLPEKFNFCSHNNTSTLKIAFLGRLDPTKGIHILITALQTIPELPISLDIYGVSQSTNSNTYQQELQTLAINNSRITFKPPVPSEQVITTLKGYDLLAVPSQLLETGPMVVLEAFAAGIPILGSNLGGISELIQSEVNGLLVEPNSVTAWSQALQRLCLNKALIPQLKSGIQPPQKIETVADQMLSIYHAVLQN from the coding sequence GTGAAAATCATTCAAGTCCCTTTCTGTTTCTATCCTGATCCTGTAGGCGGTACTGAAATCTACGTTGAGGCTTTGTCCCATAATCTACAACAACAAGGAATTGAAATTTTAATAGCAGCTCCTGGAGAAGTCAGTCAATCATATATGCATAACCAGCTAAAGGTGCGCCGTTTTGCAGTAGCGAACAAAATCAAACATCTCCAGGAAATTTATGCAACAGGAGATCCACAAGCTGCTTTTGAGTTCAGCCTTATGATCGAAACCGAACAGCCTGACATCGTTCATGTTCATGCTTTCACCAGTAGCATTTCCCTGCGGCTAGTACAAACTCTCAAACAACGGCGAATCCCCGTAGTGTTTACCTACCATACTCCCACAGTCAGCTGTTTACGGGGAACATTGATGCAATGGGGAACGCAGATATGCGACGGCAAACTAGATTTACATACTTGCACCCAGTGTACTTTACAAGGGTTGGGACTAGATCAAACTAGCGCTAAAGCAATTACTCATCTACCGTCCCAATTAGGAGCCTGGCTAGGTGGCTGGAATTTACAAGGGGGAGTATGGACAGCCTTACGGATGAAGAAATTAGTGAGTCTTTGCCATGAAGCCCTACATGCAATGTTCTCTGAAGCTAATCATATAGTTGCGGTGTGCAACTGGGTCAAGGATATCTTATTACTCAATCATGTTCCATCAGATAAAATTAGCGTTATTCGTCAGGGAGTGTGTCACAACCTACCTGAAAAATTCAATTTTTGCTCGCATAATAATACTTCAACTCTCAAAATTGCTTTCTTGGGTAGGCTTGATCCCACTAAAGGAATTCATATTCTCATCACCGCCTTGCAAACAATACCTGAATTACCAATTAGTTTAGATATCTATGGCGTTTCTCAAAGTACCAATAGTAATACATATCAACAGGAATTGCAAACTTTAGCTATCAACAACTCACGTATTACTTTTAAACCTCCAGTACCATCTGAACAAGTGATCACAACCTTAAAAGGCTATGATTTGTTGGCTGTTCCATCTCAATTGTTAGAAACAGGGCCGATGGTAGTGTTGGAAGCTTTCGCTGCTGGAATTCCAATACTCGGTTCTAACTTGGGTGGTATTTCTGAACTGATTCAGTCTGAGGTCAACGGTCTTTTAGTAGAACCCAATTCTGTGACTGCTTGGAGTCAAGCCCTACAGCGACTATGCCTAAATAAGGCTCTAATACCGCAGCTTAAATCTGGTATTCAGCCTCCTCAAAAAATAGAAACAGTAGCAGATCAGATGCTGTCAATTTATCACGCCGTATTACAAAACTAG
- a CDS encoding glycosyltransferase family 2 protein — protein sequence MELTPLVSVIVPCYNAEKFLTETLESVFSQTFQDLEVIVIDDGSTDNTPSVIRSFGSRIRANFGANRGASAARNQGTMLAKGKFIQYLDADDILTANALEKKVKALVNNDADIAYTDWQYLEEAKDGKFYLGKIVARKIEDVDANPQIALLTDFWAPPAALLYHCRIVEAIGSWNETLPIIQDARFLLDGALAGGKFIHVPGVQANYRVHITATSLSRRNLASFVRDCFHNACQVEEIWKANGGLTHKQRVALENVYGQTARFFFEYDRLKFSQVLAKIHHLNPQYQPSKPKALQQLSKWFGYEQAEAIALTYRRAKRIFAK from the coding sequence ATGGAATTAACACCCTTAGTTTCAGTAATTGTGCCTTGTTATAATGCCGAAAAATTTCTAACTGAAACTCTAGAAAGTGTTTTTAGTCAAACCTTCCAAGATTTAGAAGTAATTGTTATTGATGATGGCTCGACTGATAATACTCCTAGCGTAATTCGTTCTTTTGGTTCGAGAATAAGAGCTAATTTTGGCGCAAATCGTGGCGCAAGTGCAGCACGTAACCAAGGTACTATGCTAGCTAAAGGTAAGTTTATTCAATACTTAGATGCTGACGATATTTTAACAGCCAATGCTTTAGAAAAAAAAGTGAAAGCTTTAGTGAACAACGACGCTGACATAGCTTATACAGACTGGCAATATTTAGAAGAAGCGAAAGACGGCAAATTTTATTTAGGCAAAATTGTTGCTAGAAAAATTGAGGATGTTGATGCTAATCCACAGATTGCATTGTTGACAGACTTTTGGGCACCACCTGCAGCTTTACTTTACCACTGTCGGATTGTAGAAGCGATTGGATCTTGGAATGAAACTTTGCCAATTATTCAAGATGCTCGCTTTTTGTTAGATGGGGCTTTAGCTGGGGGAAAATTTATTCATGTACCTGGTGTTCAAGCAAATTATCGAGTTCACATAACTGCTACTAGTTTATCGCGCCGTAATTTAGCTAGTTTTGTGCGAGATTGTTTCCACAATGCTTGTCAAGTAGAAGAAATATGGAAAGCAAATGGTGGATTAACGCATAAACAACGTGTCGCATTAGAGAATGTTTACGGACAAACAGCTCGATTCTTTTTTGAGTACGATCGCCTAAAATTTTCTCAAGTTCTTGCTAAAATTCATCACCTCAATCCACAATATCAGCCTTCAAAACCAAAAGCTCTGCAACAGCTTTCCAAATGGTTTGGTTATGAACAAGCTGAAGCGATCGCTTTAACTTATCGTCGTGCTAAACGAATTTTTGCCAAATAA